A genomic window from Phycisphaerales bacterium AB-hyl4 includes:
- a CDS encoding S8 family serine peptidase → MSYPIWRWCCNGWTLTLLLSAAAVVWALWSPLPRASLAEQAEAVESAPPDRAELAGFTQAERRLGDDAPTGAGIVLGHVEGDPGQYLPRVDHHRYRRIDLRPRSGESEPLSHTDATARIIYGPQGLAHGIREVHHFSSPHWLGGGYLRAGQSQPPADDRPRVFNHSWIGNDSGMNPAQTAHILRRIDYAIDRHGVVMSVGVNNNRNSRVPGLLASAYNVIAVGLADGASSSGGTNIEVEGRAKPDIVAPGTRTSYSTPVVTAAVARMLEAAGKLPEHAESARRPETIKALLMAGATKPWNWRQRDGQVLDDRLGAGVVHLDNALRILEAGRAKPNEVRSGSGWDLRMIQPGGRAIYRLDLDEPVEELSIMLTWHRRIDGRTVPHPTTGQPAWVDTPALARFDLRVVHAGDEGSRLLADSLSEIDNVQHVHLTDAPAGDYHLVVSRREGGPAAPWPVAIAWRAGERVPYPGD, encoded by the coding sequence ATGAGTTACCCGATCTGGCGATGGTGTTGCAACGGCTGGACGCTGACACTGCTGCTGAGCGCAGCGGCGGTGGTGTGGGCGCTCTGGTCGCCGCTGCCCCGCGCCAGCCTTGCTGAGCAGGCGGAGGCCGTCGAGTCGGCCCCGCCCGATCGCGCGGAACTGGCTGGCTTCACCCAGGCCGAGCGCCGCCTCGGCGATGATGCCCCGACCGGCGCGGGCATCGTCCTCGGCCACGTTGAGGGCGACCCCGGCCAGTACCTGCCTCGCGTTGACCACCACCGCTACCGCCGCATCGACCTCCGCCCACGCTCCGGCGAGTCCGAACCCCTCAGCCATACCGACGCCACCGCCCGCATCATCTACGGCCCGCAAGGCCTCGCCCACGGCATCCGCGAAGTGCACCACTTCTCCAGCCCGCACTGGCTTGGCGGCGGCTACCTCCGCGCCGGCCAAAGCCAACCGCCCGCCGACGACCGCCCGCGCGTGTTCAATCACTCGTGGATCGGCAACGACTCGGGCATGAACCCCGCGCAGACCGCCCACATCCTCCGACGCATCGACTACGCCATCGACCGCCACGGCGTTGTGATGAGCGTCGGCGTCAACAACAACCGCAACAGCCGTGTGCCGGGCCTGCTGGCCAGTGCCTACAACGTCATCGCTGTGGGCCTGGCTGACGGTGCTTCGAGCAGCGGCGGGACGAACATTGAAGTCGAAGGCCGAGCCAAGCCCGACATCGTCGCCCCGGGGACTCGCACGAGCTACTCGACCCCCGTGGTTACCGCCGCGGTCGCCCGCATGCTCGAAGCGGCGGGCAAGCTGCCGGAGCACGCCGAGTCCGCCCGTCGGCCGGAGACGATCAAGGCGCTGCTGATGGCCGGGGCGACCAAGCCGTGGAACTGGCGGCAGCGCGACGGGCAGGTGCTCGACGATCGGCTGGGCGCGGGCGTGGTCCATCTGGACAACGCGCTTCGCATCCTCGAAGCCGGCCGAGCCAAGCCCAACGAGGTCCGCTCCGGATCAGGCTGGGACTTGCGGATGATCCAGCCCGGCGGCAGGGCGATCTATCGTCTGGACCTCGACGAGCCGGTGGAAGAGCTCTCGATCATGCTCACCTGGCACCGCCGCATCGACGGCCGAACCGTCCCCCACCCCACCACGGGCCAGCCCGCCTGGGTCGACACGCCGGCGCTCGCCCGGTTCGACCTGCGGGTGGTGCACGCGGGCGATGAGGGCTCGCGCCTGCTGGCGGACAGTCTGTCCGAAATCGACAACGTGCAGCACGTCCACCTCACCGACGCGCCGGCGGGCGACTATCACCTGGTCGTTTCAAGACGGGAAGGCGGCCCGGCTGCCCCCTGGCCTGTGGCAATCGCCTGGCGTGCGGGCGAACGAGTGCCCTATCCGGGCGATTGA
- a CDS encoding Sua5/YciO/YrdC/YwlC family protein, whose translation MASHMQITMVEPGNREQARAVAKQAAELLRDGGLVVFPTETVYGVAAAATSDIGMQRLRQLKADGEARAFTVHLPTPFAADRYVDMADPFLKRAIEKSFPGAVTLIIDVTNELIDRKLRDSGLTYARDRIYHAQSVSLRCPDHELTQQMLGSLDEPIVAAAAHRPGQPAPHDAHAAAEALDGQVDLIIDGGRSRYARPSTVVHLAGEGVSRHIKVEREGVYDERYIRKMLRWTMLLVCSGNTCRSPMAEGLASKLLADQRGIATDELEAAGLRVLSAGVSAMPGMPAADHAIEALQKQGIDIASHRSRPLTPELIHDADVIYTMTDSHRQAVLQLAPWAEDKTFTLDPRGDIDDPIGTGATSYQRTAEVIRRRLESRLKEQQP comes from the coding sequence ATGGCCAGTCATATGCAGATCACCATGGTCGAGCCGGGCAACCGCGAACAGGCGAGGGCGGTCGCGAAGCAGGCCGCCGAGCTGCTCCGCGACGGCGGACTGGTCGTTTTCCCCACCGAGACGGTCTACGGCGTGGCCGCCGCCGCCACCAGCGACATCGGCATGCAACGCTTACGCCAACTCAAGGCCGACGGCGAGGCCCGGGCCTTTACCGTCCACCTGCCCACCCCCTTCGCCGCGGACCGCTACGTCGACATGGCGGACCCGTTCCTGAAGCGGGCCATTGAAAAGTCGTTCCCCGGCGCGGTGACGCTGATCATTGATGTTACAAACGAGCTGATCGACCGGAAGCTCCGCGACAGTGGGCTGACCTATGCTCGCGACCGGATCTACCACGCACAAAGCGTTTCGCTTCGCTGCCCGGACCACGAACTGACGCAGCAGATGCTCGGCTCGCTGGACGAGCCCATCGTTGCCGCGGCCGCCCACCGCCCGGGCCAACCCGCGCCGCACGACGCTCACGCCGCCGCCGAGGCGTTGGATGGTCAGGTCGATCTGATCATCGATGGCGGGCGAAGTCGCTACGCTCGGCCGTCGACGGTGGTGCACCTCGCGGGCGAGGGTGTAAGTCGTCACATAAAAGTGGAACGTGAAGGCGTCTACGATGAGCGTTACATCCGTAAGATGCTAAGGTGGACGATGCTGCTGGTCTGCTCCGGGAACACCTGCCGCTCGCCGATGGCTGAGGGGCTGGCGAGCAAGCTGCTGGCCGACCAGCGTGGCATTGCGACGGACGAGTTGGAGGCCGCGGGGCTGCGCGTGCTCTCGGCGGGCGTGTCGGCGATGCCCGGCATGCCTGCGGCGGACCACGCGATCGAAGCGCTGCAAAAGCAGGGCATCGACATCGCCAGCCACCGCTCGCGGCCACTGACGCCGGAACTGATCCACGACGCGGATGTGATTTACACCATGACCGACTCCCACCGGCAGGCAGTGCTTCAACTCGCCCCGTGGGCCGAGGATAAGACGTTCACACTCGACCCACGAGGGGATATCGACGACCCGATCGGCACCGGTGCTACGTCCTACCAGCGGACGGCCGAGGTCATCCGACGTCGTCTTGAATCGCGGTTGAAGGAGCAACAGCCATGA
- the rpiB gene encoding ribose 5-phosphate isomerase B — protein MRVAIAADHRGTDVARQIQGWLEQQGHAFIAITGDCGVGENATCDYPDKAYPVATAVGEGDADRGILVCGSGIGMSIAANKVKGVRAALVCDEVGAELSRRHNDANVLCLAADLMSPRQLERVLEVWLYTEFEGGRHARRVRKISAIEAGRSPADVTDGEVEFAAAE, from the coding sequence ATGAGAGTCGCCATCGCAGCTGACCATCGAGGCACGGACGTCGCCCGCCAGATCCAGGGCTGGCTCGAACAGCAGGGCCACGCCTTCATCGCCATCACCGGCGACTGCGGCGTCGGCGAAAACGCCACCTGCGACTACCCCGACAAGGCGTACCCCGTCGCCACCGCCGTCGGCGAAGGCGACGCCGACCGTGGCATCCTCGTCTGCGGCTCGGGCATCGGCATGTCCATCGCCGCGAACAAGGTCAAAGGCGTTCGCGCTGCGCTGGTCTGCGACGAGGTCGGTGCCGAGCTTTCGCGTCGACACAACGACGCGAACGTGCTCTGCCTCGCGGCTGACCTGATGAGCCCCCGGCAGCTTGAGCGCGTGCTGGAGGTCTGGCTTTACACGGAGTTCGAAGGCGGCCGACACGCTCGCCGCGTTCGCAAGATCAGCGCCATCGAAGCCGGCCGCAGCCCCGCGGACGTGACCGATGGCGAAGTCGAATTCGCCGCGGCCGAGTGA
- a CDS encoding RNA polymerase sigma factor yields the protein MMDGEVAEEFARYQQNGDASSFGRLTQVLTPLIESIARHHLRDPHLIEDARQEVLIRLNVHAEAIYGNLPGWISTTTRAVCVDMIRRQAAQRRRVTHYAVEPRRCSDEALIAEAVRRRLDDALSELSPEVRELVRQRFLHGAPLRAVAKARRVSIATASRHVQAALAELRHAYESLGVDGIHSKAMLADVLVGSGWRNYIADHGLSHYTHRPLPGAGMISGAPQAGPDGWPRPIRVGVIVSYSSATRPNNLGKVMPIEQQVVWLPFLEDPRFELVGVVEPDTSDQPQIERVIRGYDLTAGLIDGTDLEALRTLDVIYLGWQGRIIPQVIRGIAEAVSEGVGCYNVGVTYTHRGDYHRIVREDPYLRALRLCDAVLGTYCTIDLGPRKGRHMVPMSHTVQQRHPALAGLEPGDKFNMGGCGLLLRPAEGVQVLATQDELVSHTCACDECLRFPMTTQKMPKHQILAGSYGRGRVFMNQSPEIQPLANHPNSRGSFLERVFTWLAEPRRPEAR from the coding sequence ATGATGGATGGTGAAGTAGCAGAAGAGTTCGCGCGGTATCAGCAGAACGGCGACGCGTCGTCGTTCGGGCGGCTGACACAGGTGCTCACGCCGCTGATCGAATCGATCGCCCGGCATCATCTGCGCGATCCGCATCTGATCGAGGACGCCCGGCAGGAAGTGTTGATTCGACTGAACGTGCATGCGGAGGCGATCTACGGCAACCTGCCGGGCTGGATCTCCACGACGACGCGGGCCGTGTGCGTCGACATGATTCGACGCCAGGCTGCCCAGCGGCGGCGGGTGACGCATTATGCGGTTGAGCCCAGGCGGTGCAGCGACGAGGCATTGATCGCCGAGGCCGTCCGCCGTCGGCTGGATGACGCGCTGTCCGAACTGTCGCCGGAGGTGCGGGAGCTGGTCCGGCAGCGATTCCTCCACGGGGCGCCGCTGCGGGCCGTGGCGAAGGCTCGTCGGGTTTCGATCGCCACCGCCAGCCGTCACGTGCAGGCTGCGCTGGCGGAGTTGCGGCATGCCTACGAATCGTTGGGCGTGGACGGCATCCATTCCAAGGCCATGCTCGCCGACGTGCTCGTCGGAAGCGGGTGGCGGAACTACATCGCCGACCATGGGCTGAGTCACTACACGCATCGCCCGCTGCCAGGGGCGGGGATGATCAGCGGCGCCCCACAGGCGGGGCCGGATGGTTGGCCGCGACCGATCCGGGTCGGGGTGATCGTCAGTTACTCCTCTGCTACGCGACCGAATAATCTCGGGAAAGTGATGCCCATTGAGCAGCAGGTCGTTTGGCTGCCTTTTCTGGAGGATCCCCGCTTTGAACTGGTGGGGGTGGTCGAGCCGGATACATCCGATCAGCCTCAGATCGAGCGGGTCATTCGAGGGTACGACCTGACGGCCGGCCTGATCGATGGGACCGACCTCGAGGCGCTGCGCACGCTCGACGTGATCTACCTTGGCTGGCAGGGGCGCATCATTCCGCAGGTGATCAGGGGGATCGCGGAGGCGGTGAGCGAAGGCGTGGGTTGCTACAACGTCGGGGTGACCTACACCCACCGCGGCGATTACCACCGGATCGTGCGGGAGGATCCTTATCTGCGGGCGCTGCGCCTCTGCGACGCGGTGTTGGGCACCTACTGCACCATCGACCTCGGCCCGAGGAAAGGGCGGCACATGGTTCCGATGTCGCACACGGTGCAGCAGCGGCATCCGGCGCTGGCGGGGCTGGAGCCGGGGGATAAGTTCAATATGGGGGGCTGCGGTCTGCTGCTTCGGCCGGCGGAGGGGGTGCAGGTTCTGGCCACTCAGGACGAACTGGTGTCGCACACCTGTGCGTGCGACGAGTGCCTTCGGTTTCCCATGACGACCCAGAAGATGCCCAAACACCAGATCTTGGCGGGCTCCTACGGCCGCGGGCGGGTGTTCATGAATCAGTCGCCGGAAATCCAGCCCCTGGCGAATCACCCGAACTCTCGTGGCTCGTTTCTGGAGCGCGTGTTTACCTGGCTGGCCGAGCCGCGCCGGCCGGAGGCGCGATGA
- a CDS encoding twin-arginine translocase TatA/TatE family subunit: protein MPDTLLYSALGFVGPLGWPELLLLALLGVLIFGKRLPEVGKSIGRGIVEFKKGLSGIEDGLDEATKQSPQIEQHQRDAVDTKADATDKSSANHSAPPSTP, encoded by the coding sequence ATGCCTGACACCCTGCTTTATTCTGCGCTCGGCTTCGTCGGTCCGCTCGGTTGGCCGGAGCTGCTGCTGCTCGCCCTGCTCGGTGTGCTGATCTTCGGCAAGCGGCTGCCTGAAGTCGGCAAGAGCATCGGCCGAGGGATCGTCGAGTTCAAGAAAGGCCTCTCCGGCATTGAAGACGGCCTCGACGAAGCGACCAAGCAGTCGCCGCAGATCGAACAGCATCAGCGCGACGCTGTCGACACCAAAGCCGACGCCACCGATAAATCCAGCGCCAATCACAGCGCCCCGCCCAGCACACCGTAA